A DNA window from Fusobacterium sp. JB019 contains the following coding sequences:
- the murD gene encoding UDP-N-acetylmuramoyl-L-alanine--D-glutamate ligase, which yields MKKVMIFGNGVSGKGAKKLLELQGDIPIIVDDNSGISSEKAEKLIDEISLFIKSPGVPYNNLLKLCKEKKIEVIDEIELAYRYLKKEKLKTKIVAVTGSNGKTTVTTKIKEILREAGIKAEFAGNIGKSFAELLVEQNDLDCIVLECSSFQLENVKHFKPDIALIVNLSPDHLNRYDRVEDYYDTKLNIFKNQNLNDLFIINLNDENLVKRTKKLKSKKIGVTISKNCEKAKCYYDGENIIYEGKKIIKAELLSLKGKHNIENVLFIISVAKEFNVSDELIIKFLTKTKSLEHRMERFYKWKNTVFVNDSKGTNLESTKFAIEAYKGSILICGGKDKGLPLENLSELIKENIKEVYLIGKMAARLKDSLLKVGYSLEKINSLNTIEESLKDLRNKIKDEKEVVLLSPSTSSFDQFKSFEQRGEVFKKIVMENFKQGERL from the coding sequence GTGAAGAAAGTTATGATTTTTGGAAATGGCGTAAGTGGAAAAGGAGCTAAAAAATTACTTGAATTACAAGGAGATATTCCAATAATAGTTGATGATAATAGTGGAATTTCTTCAGAAAAAGCTGAAAAATTAATAGATGAAATAAGTTTATTTATTAAAAGTCCAGGGGTACCGTATAACAATTTATTAAAGTTGTGTAAAGAAAAAAAAATTGAAGTAATAGATGAAATTGAGTTAGCTTATAGATATTTAAAAAAGGAAAAATTAAAAACAAAAATAGTGGCAGTAACAGGAAGTAATGGAAAAACAACAGTTACAACTAAAATAAAAGAGATATTAAGAGAAGCTGGAATTAAAGCAGAATTCGCAGGAAATATAGGAAAATCGTTTGCGGAACTTTTAGTGGAGCAAAATGATTTAGATTGCATAGTTTTAGAATGTAGTTCTTTTCAATTGGAGAATGTAAAACATTTTAAACCAGATATAGCTTTGATAGTAAATTTATCACCAGATCATTTAAATAGATATGATAGGGTAGAAGATTATTATGATACAAAACTTAATATATTTAAGAATCAGAATTTAAATGATTTATTTATAATTAACTTAAACGATGAAAATTTAGTAAAAAGAACAAAAAAATTAAAAAGTAAAAAAATTGGAGTTACAATTTCAAAAAATTGTGAAAAGGCAAAATGCTACTATGATGGAGAAAATATAATTTATGAAGGTAAAAAGATAATTAAAGCAGAATTGCTATCATTAAAAGGTAAACATAATATTGAAAATGTTTTATTTATAATTTCAGTAGCTAAAGAATTTAATGTTTCGGATGAATTAATAATTAAATTTTTAACTAAAACAAAATCTTTAGAACATAGAATGGAAAGGTTTTATAAATGGAAGAATACAGTTTTTGTTAATGATTCTAAAGGAACTAATTTAGAATCTACAAAATTTGCTATAGAAGCTTACAAAGGCTCTATATTAATATGTGGAGGAAAAGATAAAGGGTTACCTTTAGAAAATTTATCAGAATTAATAAAAGAGAATATAAAAGAAGTATATCTTATTGGGAAGATGGCGGCAAGACTAAAGGATTCATTATTAAAAGTGGGTTATTCTTTAGAAAAAATTAATAGTTTAAATACTATAGAAGAATCATTAAAAGATTTAAGAAATAAAATAAAAGATGAAAAAGAAGTAGTATTATTGTCTCCATCAACATCAAGTTTTGATCAATTTAAGTCTTTTGAACAAAGAGGAGAAGTTTTTAAAAAAATTGTCATGGAAAATTTTAAACAAGGAGAAAGACTGTGA
- the murB gene encoding UDP-N-acetylmuramate dehydrogenase — MIISKNYNMKKHSNMKIGGKARSFIEIENKMEVLDVVEKSDNFFIIGNGTNTLFNDKFLNIDFISLKKLKKITKIDDFRLNVEAGLDFGTLIKYLEQSNLSGIEELSGIPGTVGGIVYMNGGAYGKEIFDCIESVECLDNKKNIRIINKKDLMVEYRNTEIKEKKWIILSVNFIFEKGFKREIVQEKRNKRNKNHPIEKPNLGSTFKNPKGFFAAKLIIESGLQGKRVGQAQVSMKHPNFIVNNGNASFEDVINLINYVIEEVYKKTGIKLEKEIIILK, encoded by the coding sequence ATGATAATATCAAAAAACTATAATATGAAAAAGCACTCTAATATGAAAATAGGAGGAAAAGCTAGAAGTTTTATTGAAATAGAAAATAAAATGGAAGTGTTAGATGTTGTAGAAAAATCAGATAATTTCTTTATAATAGGAAATGGAACAAATACATTATTCAACGACAAGTTTTTAAATATTGATTTTATTTCATTAAAAAAATTAAAAAAAATAACAAAAATAGATGATTTTAGATTAAATGTAGAAGCTGGATTAGATTTTGGGACTCTAATCAAATATTTAGAACAAAGTAATTTATCAGGAATTGAAGAACTATCAGGAATTCCAGGGACAGTTGGTGGAATAGTTTATATGAATGGTGGAGCTTATGGAAAGGAAATTTTTGATTGCATTGAATCAGTTGAATGTTTAGATAATAAAAAAAATATTAGAATAATAAATAAAAAGGATTTAATGGTTGAATATAGGAATACAGAAATAAAAGAAAAAAAATGGATAATTTTAAGTGTTAATTTTATTTTTGAGAAAGGGTTTAAAAGAGAAATCGTTCAAGAAAAAAGAAATAAAAGAAATAAAAATCATCCAATAGAAAAACCTAATTTAGGAAGTACCTTTAAAAATCCAAAAGGATTTTTTGCGGCTAAATTAATAATTGAATCTGGATTACAAGGAAAGCGAGTAGGTCAGGCTCAAGTTTCCATGAAACATCCAAATTTTATAGTAAATAATGGAAACGCTTCTTTTGAAGATGTAATTAATTTAATAAATTATGTAATAGAAGAAGTATATAAAAAAACTGGAATTAAATTAGAAAAAGAAATCATAATTTTAAAATAA
- a CDS encoding D-alanine--D-alanine ligase, translating to MKIGVFMGGISSEKEISIKTGKAILKSLLRQGYNAYGIELNKENILKAFLEKEYDIAFLALHGIFGEDGRIQGLLDILGKKYTGSSMISSAISMDKDLTKKIAISEGIKVPKTYKVEEINKIKEFPVVVKPVIEGSSVGLYICDDLNDIKNALINLEGKEVTIEEFIKGEELTVGVIQGEALGVLKIKPKEGLYDYKSKYTKGMTEYEYPAIIENKYYKKAMEYATIIHNSLKMKGISRSDFILSNGDIYFLEVNSCPGMTETSLVPKLATLKGYTFDDLVRKTIEEANL from the coding sequence TTGAAGATAGGTGTATTTATGGGAGGAATTTCATCAGAAAAAGAAATTTCTATAAAAACAGGAAAAGCAATTTTAAAAAGTCTTTTAAGACAAGGTTATAATGCTTATGGTATAGAATTAAACAAGGAAAATATATTAAAAGCTTTTTTAGAAAAAGAATATGATATTGCATTTTTAGCACTTCATGGAATATTTGGAGAAGATGGAAGGATTCAAGGATTATTAGATATATTAGGTAAAAAATATACAGGATCATCAATGATAAGTAGTGCTATTTCTATGGACAAAGATTTAACTAAAAAAATAGCGATTAGCGAGGGAATAAAAGTTCCGAAAACTTATAAAGTAGAGGAAATAAATAAAATAAAAGAATTTCCTGTGGTTGTTAAACCTGTAATAGAAGGATCTAGTGTCGGTCTTTATATTTGTGATGATTTGAATGATATAAAAAATGCTCTTATCAATTTAGAAGGGAAAGAGGTTACAATAGAAGAATTTATAAAAGGTGAAGAGTTGACAGTTGGAGTTATTCAAGGAGAGGCTTTAGGTGTTTTAAAAATAAAACCTAAAGAAGGTCTTTATGATTATAAATCAAAATATACGAAGGGAATGACCGAGTATGAATATCCAGCGATTATAGAGAATAAATACTATAAAAAAGCAATGGAATATGCTACAATAATTCATAATAGTTTAAAAATGAAAGGGATATCAAGAAGTGATTTCATTTTATCGAATGGAGATATTTATTTTTTAGAAGTTAATAGCTGTCCAGGGATGACAGAAACAAGCTTAGTTCCTAAATTAGCTACGTTAAAAGGATATACTTTTGATGATTTAGTTAGAAAAACAATAGAAGAAGCAAATTTATAA
- the mraY gene encoding phospho-N-acetylmuramoyl-pentapeptide-transferase has protein sequence MLYTLGILYSRLDFFKSIYLRAFVGFVLSFLIVIILGHPFINYLKRKKLKEKIRECGPVSHYSKKGTPTMGGVLLILGALMTNLIVGNLRNKYTVLLVVITILFSSIGFIDDYKKFTVNKDGLSGKKKLFGQSLISAIVWIFIKEFGLTSSNIIDFSIINPLIHNSYFYVGSLIMLVFIMIVINGTSNAVNITDGLDGLAIMPVIISCSILATIAYFSGHIEMSSHLRLFYIEGAGEIMVFLSTIIGSGLAFLWYNCYPAQIFMGDTGSLTLGGIIGVIAVLLKQELLLPLIGGIFVIEAISVILQVGSYKVRKKRIFKMAPIHHHFELMDIPENKVTLRFWIISLLFGIVALGVVRLRGIL, from the coding sequence ATGTTATATACTTTAGGAATACTTTACAGTAGGTTAGATTTTTTTAAATCTATTTATTTAAGAGCTTTTGTGGGATTTGTTTTGTCTTTTTTAATAGTTATTATATTGGGGCACCCTTTTATAAATTATTTAAAAAGAAAAAAATTAAAAGAAAAAATAAGAGAATGTGGACCAGTTTCACACTATTCTAAAAAAGGAACTCCAACAATGGGAGGAGTTCTATTAATTTTAGGAGCTTTAATGACTAACTTAATAGTTGGAAATTTAAGAAATAAATATACAGTATTATTGGTTGTAATAACTATATTATTTAGTTCTATAGGGTTTATAGATGATTATAAGAAATTTACAGTCAATAAAGATGGACTTTCAGGTAAAAAAAAGTTATTTGGTCAAAGTTTAATTTCAGCAATAGTTTGGATTTTTATAAAAGAATTTGGGTTAACTTCAAGCAACATAATAGATTTTTCTATAATCAATCCTTTGATACATAATTCTTATTTCTATGTGGGTAGTTTAATTATGCTTGTGTTTATAATGATAGTTATAAATGGAACATCTAATGCAGTTAATATAACGGATGGATTAGATGGATTAGCAATAATGCCAGTTATTATAAGTTGTTCTATATTAGCAACAATAGCTTATTTTAGTGGTCATATAGAAATGAGCTCTCATCTTAGATTATTCTACATAGAAGGTGCAGGGGAAATAATGGTATTTTTATCAACTATTATAGGATCAGGATTAGCATTTCTGTGGTACAATTGTTATCCTGCTCAAATATTTATGGGGGATACCGGTTCTCTTACTTTAGGCGGAATAATTGGTGTTATAGCAGTCTTGCTAAAGCAAGAATTATTATTGCCACTTATAGGTGGAATATTTGTAATAGAAGCTATATCAGTAATATTGCAAGTAGGATCTTATAAAGTTAGAAAGAAAAGAATTTTTAAAATGGCTCCTATTCACCATCATTTTGAATTAATGGATATTCCAGAAAATAAGGTAACATTAAGGTTTTGGATTATATCTTTATTGTTTGGGATAGTAGCATTAGGAGTGGTAAGATTAAGAGGAATTTTATAA
- a CDS encoding cell division protein FtsQ/DivIB gives MKLIIRLMILFCFFRVISDINIYFLNKDIFRIKSIKIEGAESQLYMKLKKIEKKLLNKNINFIDFTSLENSILEDRRIEKIKINVNKLGILSVGVKEKEINYYLQYKKEIYLLDKNGEICGKINDKKLLDVPIICVKSKEEILPLIILIKKLEKSQLKRMLSQIYRDGKHCINMILLDGTIIKTNLEVDPEKYYISECLYLNLSKEKRIEYIDIRFKDYVLKYMEDKNGK, from the coding sequence TTGAAGTTGATTATTAGGCTAATGATTTTATTTTGTTTTTTTAGAGTAATATCAGATATAAATATTTATTTTTTAAATAAGGATATTTTTAGAATAAAATCAATAAAAATAGAAGGTGCTGAGAGTCAGCTATATATGAAATTAAAAAAGATAGAAAAAAAATTGCTTAATAAAAATATTAATTTTATTGATTTTACTAGTTTAGAAAATTCTATTTTAGAGGATAGAAGAATTGAAAAAATAAAAATAAATGTAAATAAACTAGGAATTCTAAGTGTTGGAGTAAAGGAAAAAGAAATAAATTATTATTTACAATATAAAAAAGAAATATATTTACTTGATAAAAACGGGGAAATATGTGGTAAAATTAATGATAAGAAGCTATTGGATGTTCCAATTATATGTGTGAAATCAAAAGAAGAAATTTTACCGTTAATTATATTAATTAAAAAATTAGAAAAAAGTCAATTAAAAAGGATGCTTTCTCAAATATATAGGGATGGAAAGCATTGCATAAATATGATTTTATTAGATGGAACTATAATTAAAACGAATTTAGAAGTAGATCCTGAAAAATATTACATATCAGAATGTTTATATCTTAATTTATCGAAAGAAAAAAGAATAGAGTATATAGATATCAGATTTAAAGATTATGTTCTTAAGTATATGGAGGATAAAAATGGGAAATAA
- the ftsA gene encoding cell division protein FtsA, whose translation MGNNILKFILDIGNAKIKMLAGELSEDGSKLRVLKYVEVKSEGIKKSIIENPSLLSESIKKAKSLIEDSLEISIEKVNLGVGGTNVCSRTANIRLPFEEEKEIEEKDLEQLYELAKKELKYEDEEILKKEYYNLRVDNAGIVKNPVGLLGKELQGDIHLVLAKTEEINKLKEVVIRAEMEVEGIYLNAYAASRATLSLEDKDKGVALIDIGEGTTDIIIYKNNKMIYVKSLSLGGMHYISDLEYIYKISKEEAIDIMNKAMASKDLEEVFTIGNRKVSTKNIVDAINARTDDFVKFIRNTIQDSGFTGYLGKGICLTGGVTRIDEMYDWIKGNLGYPVRRLYPISISGIEDSKPEMSVCIGILIEVMEQEYNKIEELKKNKQEEELKEEITEEKLEIEEKNKKIKKEKFKRIKTWFSNFI comes from the coding sequence ATGGGAAATAATATTTTAAAATTTATTCTAGATATAGGAAATGCAAAGATAAAAATGTTAGCAGGAGAATTAAGTGAAGATGGATCTAAGCTACGAGTATTAAAATATGTAGAAGTGAAAAGTGAAGGAATAAAGAAGAGTATAATTGAAAACCCAAGCCTTTTGAGTGAAAGTATAAAAAAAGCAAAAAGCTTGATAGAAGATAGCTTAGAAATAAGTATTGAAAAAGTAAATTTAGGAGTTGGGGGAACTAATGTATGTTCTAGAACAGCAAATATAAGATTACCTTTTGAAGAAGAGAAAGAAATAGAAGAGAAAGATTTAGAGCAATTATATGAATTAGCTAAAAAAGAATTGAAATATGAGGATGAAGAAATTTTGAAAAAAGAGTACTATAATCTTAGAGTGGATAATGCGGGAATTGTTAAAAATCCAGTAGGATTATTAGGAAAGGAACTTCAAGGAGATATTCATTTAGTATTAGCAAAAACAGAAGAAATAAATAAATTAAAAGAAGTTGTAATAAGAGCAGAAATGGAAGTAGAAGGAATTTATCTTAATGCATATGCAGCTTCTAGAGCAACTTTAAGTTTAGAAGATAAGGATAAGGGAGTTGCTTTAATAGATATAGGAGAAGGAACAACAGATATAATAATTTATAAAAATAATAAAATGATTTATGTTAAGTCTCTATCTCTAGGAGGGATGCATTATATTAGTGATTTGGAGTACATTTATAAGATATCAAAGGAAGAAGCGATAGATATAATGAATAAAGCAATGGCTTCCAAAGATTTAGAAGAAGTATTTACTATTGGTAACAGAAAAGTATCCACTAAAAATATAGTAGATGCAATAAATGCAAGAACAGATGATTTTGTTAAATTTATAAGAAATACAATTCAAGATTCAGGCTTTACTGGTTATTTAGGAAAAGGAATTTGTTTAACAGGGGGAGTAACTAGAATAGATGAGATGTATGATTGGATTAAAGGAAATTTGGGATATCCAGTAAGGAGATTGTATCCTATATCAATTTCAGGAATTGAGGATTCTAAACCAGAAATGTCAGTATGTATAGGAATATTGATAGAAGTTATGGAACAAGAGTATAATAAAATAGAAGAACTTAAAAAAAATAAACAAGAGGAAGAATTAAAAGAAGAAATAACAGAAGAAAAGCTTGAAATAGAAGAGAAAAATAAAAAAATAAAAAAAGAGAAATTTAAGAGAATAAAAACATGGTTTTCTAATTTTATATAA
- the murC gene encoding UDP-N-acetylmuramate--L-alanine ligase yields MKNIFFIGINGIGMSGLAKIMLELGYEVSGSDLKENYMSKEMEKKGIRIYYSHNEKNIKDADTIIVSTAISEKNPEYAKALKEKLVILKRGELLAKLLNKKIGIAVAGTHGKTTTSSMLATVALEKKPTIVVGGIVSEIKSNSKYGRGQYFIAEADESDNSFLYMKPSYSVITNIEEDHMEKHGSLENIKKSFYKFICQTKNEVIACLDCLNLKEIIYEINDLKKIKTYSLENKSADIYAENIKVKKDKTYFDVFISQKFIGEFVLSIPGKHNIYNSLPVIYLAIKMGIDIEKVKEKIDKFTGAKRRYDILLDNKKYKIIDDYAHHPTEIRATLEGAKSIEKENITVIFQPHRFSRMKFLLEKFEGVFEKANQLILLPVYSAGEKDDFGISLEKLAKKINHPNVKIIKEEKELEKELLKGEKKKVDIFMGAGSISLIAHRFAKKIEGK; encoded by the coding sequence ATGAAAAATATATTTTTTATAGGAATAAATGGGATAGGAATGAGTGGATTAGCTAAAATAATGTTAGAGCTAGGATATGAAGTTTCAGGATCAGACTTAAAAGAAAATTATATGTCAAAAGAAATGGAAAAAAAAGGAATTAGAATATATTATTCTCATAATGAAAAAAACATTAAGGATGCAGATACAATAATAGTTTCAACAGCAATATCTGAAAAGAATCCTGAATATGCAAAAGCATTAAAAGAAAAATTAGTAATATTAAAAAGAGGAGAACTATTAGCTAAGTTATTAAATAAAAAAATTGGAATAGCTGTTGCAGGAACTCATGGAAAAACTACAACAAGTTCAATGTTAGCGACAGTAGCATTAGAAAAAAAACCAACGATAGTTGTAGGTGGAATAGTCTCAGAAATAAAATCAAATTCAAAATATGGTCGAGGACAATATTTTATAGCTGAAGCAGATGAAAGTGATAATTCTTTTTTATATATGAAGCCATCGTATTCAGTAATAACAAATATAGAAGAAGATCATATGGAAAAACATGGTTCTTTAGAAAATATAAAAAAATCTTTCTATAAGTTTATATGTCAAACAAAGAATGAAGTTATTGCTTGTTTGGATTGTTTAAATTTAAAAGAAATTATATACGAGATTAATGATTTAAAAAAAATAAAAACATATAGTCTTGAAAATAAAAGCGCAGATATATATGCAGAAAATATAAAAGTAAAAAAAGATAAAACTTATTTTGATGTCTTTATTTCACAAAAATTTATAGGAGAATTTGTATTGTCTATTCCAGGGAAGCACAATATATATAATTCTTTACCTGTTATTTATTTAGCAATAAAGATGGGGATTGATATAGAAAAAGTAAAAGAAAAGATAGATAAATTTACAGGGGCAAAACGAAGATATGATATTCTACTAGATAATAAAAAATATAAAATAATTGATGATTATGCTCATCATCCAACAGAAATAAGGGCTACATTAGAAGGAGCAAAAAGTATAGAAAAAGAAAATATCACTGTAATATTTCAACCTCATAGATTTAGTAGAATGAAATTTTTATTAGAAAAATTTGAAGGGGTTTTTGAAAAAGCAAATCAATTGATTTTATTGCCAGTGTACAGTGCTGGGGAAAAAGATGATTTTGGAATATCTTTAGAGAAATTAGCAAAAAAAATTAATCATCCTAATGTTAAAATAATTAAAGAAGAAAAAGAATTAGAGAAAGAACTTCTTAAAGGAGAAAAGAAAAAGGTAGATATATTTATGGGGGCTGGAAGTATATCATTGATAGCTCATAGATTTGCAAAAAAAATAGAAGGGAAATAA
- the murG gene encoding undecaprenyldiphospho-muramoylpentapeptide beta-N-acetylglucosaminyltransferase, which yields MKKVIITTGGTGGHIYPALSVAKELRKKNVEILFIGSSTRMEKEMVPNEGFKYLGLNILPFNSISNIIKGLKAIFEAIKIIKKEKPSAIIGFGNYISFPIVFSGVLLRKKVYLQEQNASIGLVNRLFYRFAKKTFLAFEKTYEDIPIKYQNKFKVTGNPLRNEIYNIVSLEEKEKLGIKKEKILLVTGGSLGAKSINEGFLENWDILLEEKNIKIYWATGKKNYREIVKKLEGKIKNHVIKPYFENIINIMSASDLVICRAGALTISELIELNKPSVLIPFNSVKVGQYENAIVLKERAGAIIYKNSEINDAIEEVIELLKSKDKLEKMKLKIRSLKYSNAAIEIVESLDIWGKK from the coding sequence GTGAAAAAAGTTATTATAACAACAGGAGGAACAGGAGGTCATATTTATCCAGCTTTATCAGTAGCTAAAGAATTAAGAAAAAAAAATGTAGAAATACTTTTTATTGGAAGTTCAACTAGGATGGAAAAAGAAATGGTTCCAAATGAAGGCTTTAAATATTTAGGATTAAATATATTACCTTTTAATTCTATTTCAAATATAATAAAGGGATTAAAAGCTATTTTTGAAGCGATAAAAATAATAAAAAAAGAAAAACCAAGTGCAATAATAGGATTTGGGAATTATATATCTTTTCCAATAGTTTTTTCAGGAGTTTTATTAAGAAAAAAAGTTTATCTTCAAGAACAAAATGCTAGCATAGGATTAGTTAATAGATTGTTTTATAGGTTTGCTAAAAAAACTTTTTTAGCGTTTGAAAAAACATATGAAGATATTCCTATAAAATATCAAAATAAATTTAAAGTTACAGGAAATCCTTTGAGAAATGAAATATATAATATTGTTTCTTTAGAAGAAAAAGAAAAATTAGGAATAAAAAAAGAAAAAATATTGTTAGTGACTGGAGGAAGTCTAGGGGCTAAAAGTATAAATGAAGGATTTTTAGAAAATTGGGATATATTACTGGAAGAAAAAAATATAAAAATTTATTGGGCTACGGGAAAGAAAAATTATAGAGAAATTGTAAAAAAACTAGAAGGAAAAATAAAAAATCATGTAATTAAACCATATTTTGAAAATATAATAAATATAATGAGTGCTTCCGATTTAGTTATTTGCAGAGCAGGGGCCTTAACAATATCTGAGCTAATAGAATTAAATAAACCTTCGGTATTAATACCTTTCAACTCTGTTAAAGTTGGACAATATGAAAATGCTATAGTACTTAAGGAAAGAGCAGGTGCTATTATATATAAAAATAGTGAAATAAATGATGCTATAGAGGAAGTCATTGAACTATTAAAAAGTAAAGATAAATTAGAAAAAATGAAATTAAAAATAAGATCATTGAAATATTCTAATGCTGCTATTGAAATTGTTGAAAGTTTAGATATTTGGGGGAAAAAATAA